A window of the Dunckerocampus dactyliophorus isolate RoL2022-P2 chromosome 21, RoL_Ddac_1.1, whole genome shotgun sequence genome harbors these coding sequences:
- the LOC129173864 gene encoding band 4.1-like protein 3 isoform X1 has protein sequence MTTEQSEPQEAESLPEAGAHCAPIQVGEGRASQYQGSLLADESTGHLSPGSRVAPSPVRNSLNFRTMQAKVTLLDGTLFTCTVEKRARGLQLFEKVCEHVNLLERDYFALSFRDADNHKNWLDPGKEMKKQVRGVPWHFSFNVKFYPPNPAQLSEDITRYFLCLQLRQDIVSSRLPCSFTTHTVLGSYTVQSELGDYDPDECGSDYVSELCFAPNQSKQMEEKIMELHKSYRGMTPAEAEMHFLENVKKLSMYGVDLHHARMVGSRFDCLSSGRSEDSEGVAIMLGVCSSGLLVYRDRLRINRFSWPKILKISYKRNNFYIKIRPGEFDQFESTIAFKLLNHRAAKRLWKVCVEHHSFFRLVSPEEPPKRFLTLGSKFRYSGRTQIQSRRASAQISRPAPNFPRCISKRNMLSRSLDGAPSATPTSSLNGSPAITANGNSQTDMGTGLYAVSKTITASDLITTVTPEKRMEEQMDEGTNQTSAFRPGEYKWQTSLHLRLDPFCPYLVVAVEEVQDSMEVEQEAAREVVQEAENEVEQEVKQQDDEEAMKVIDVPQSPLTPEQLDDNLKTTELTETVDGDLTATESDQEDDLKSEQEIVASPEKVEKPASTISDLRRSFLEGGGPAGGLTEWEKRLASSPVRRADDSPMIEPLEAGEEGGATVKREPPQPIKGKSITLGRSYDTTSGSVVAITNDFTVMRTRGDDVITGGQSLLMSSNKAEPRLPGGQSRAMGGEAPAFVGGSPAPALSHLTSRKSPFMARAPKPPLSEMSPELTALLKSAREQKTFMEHNLMKTSERVETIMVASEEEPMTEQHQVVTGGFMGPPPCEPPPPPPGASVMHADDASDYIDRQYKFDDASDDEPSSQASDDDLSQASQDAISVLAQAVVEEAMDTAARQSQSPTAGITDPESTALLSPTMRPCSVLGTRPATSLSLRYHDDEDSEEVSEEDEGGWRTGENSPSPTSPRSPCSTNERQLCYHADQDKDGQTLQEVVPVLRKTLTYEAPGRQVDSDRPAGLLLSSQTFTAETSTTSSTTHITKMVNRGISETRIEKRIVISGDTEMDHDQALAEALSEARRQHPELSVTRVVIHKETEVDPDD, from the exons ATGACGACAGAGCAAAGTGAACCACAGGAGGCGGAGTCTCTCCCTGAAGCCGGCGCCCACTGCGCACCCATTCAG GTAGGGGAGGGCAGGGCATCCCAATACCAAGGTAGTTTATTGGCAGACGAGTCAACCGGTCACCTGTCACCGGGCAGTCGAGTCGCTCCCTCCCCGGTCAGGAATTCTCTGAACTTCAGGACCATGCAGGCCAAAGTGACCCTGCTGGACGGCACCTTATTTACCTGCACTGTGGAG AAACGAGCTCGTGGTCTTCAGCTGTTTGAGAAGGTCTGCGAGCATGTCAACCTCCTGGAGCGGGACTACTTTGCCTTGTCCTTCAGAGACGCAGACAACCACAAG AACTGGTTGGATCCTGGGAAGGAGATGAAGAAACAGGTCAGAG GTGTGCCCTGGCACTTCTCCTTCAACGTCAAGTTTTACCCCCCTAACCCTGCCCAGCTCTCTGAGGACATCACCAG GTACTTCCTGTGTCTGCAGCTCAGACAGGATATCGTGTCCAGTCGACTTCCGTGTTCATTCACAACTCACACTGTCCTCGGCTCCTACACCGTCCAATCAGAGCTAGGAGACTACGACCCAG ATGAATGTGGCTCGGACTACGTGAGCGAACTTTGTTTTGCTCCCAACCAAAGCAAGCAAATGGAGGAGAAGATCATGGAGCTACACAAAAGTTACAG AGGAATGACACCAGctgaagctgagatgcatttccTGGAAAACGTGAAGAAACTTTCAATGTATGGAGTTGACCTTCATCATGCAAGG ATGGTAGGAAGCCGCTTTGATTGCTTGTCTTCAGGTCGCTCCGAG GACTCGGAGGGCGTGGCCATCATGCTGGGTGTGTGCAGTAGTGGCCTGCTTGTCTACAGGGATCGGCTGAGGATCAACAGGTTTTCATGGCCAAAGATCCTGAAGATCTCCTACAAAAGAAACAACTTCTACATCAAGATACGGCCTGGAGAG TTTGACCAGTTTGAATCAACGATTGCTTTCAAGCTGCTAAACCACAGAGCAGCCAAGAGATTGTGGAAAGTGTGTGTGGAGCATCACTCCTTCTTCAG GCTTGTCTCTCCAGAAGAACCTCCAAAGCGTTTTCTCACCCTCGGTTCCAAGTTCCGCTACAGCGGCCGTACGCAGATCCAAAGTCGCAGAGCCAGCGCTCAGATCTCCAGACCGGCACCCAATTTCCCACGATGCATCAGCAAGAGGAACATGCTGAGTCGCAGCCTGGATGGAG CTCCAAGTGCCACGCCCACCTCCTCTCTCAATGGCTCTCCAGCCATCACAGCCAATGGAAACTCACAAACAG ACATGGGCACTGGACTGTACGCAGTGTCTAAAACCATCACGGCCAGTGACCTCATCACCACAGTGACCCCTGAGAAGAGGATGGAGGAGCAGATGGATGAAGGAACCAATCAGACGAGTGCTTTCAGACCAGGTGAATACAAGTGGCAGACAAGTTTACACCTTCGCTTGGATCCTTTTTGTCCTTATCTTGTTGTTGCAGTTGAGGAGGTGCAGGACAGCATGGAGGTGGAACAAGAGGCGGCACGAGAGGTGGTTCAAGAGGCGGAGAATGAGGTGGAGCAGGAGGTGAAGCAACAGGACGACGAGGAGGCCATGAAAGTAATAGATGTCCCTCAAAGTCCACTGACTCCCGAGCAACTAGACGACAATCTAAAAACT ACAGAGCTGACAGAGACTGTGGATGGAGACCTGACAGCCACTGAG TCTGACCAGGAAGACGACTTAAAAAGTGAACAG GAAATTGTGGCCAGTCCAGAAAAGGTTGAGAAACCCGCAAGTACCATCAGCGATCTAAGGCGCTCCTTCTTAGAGGGAGGGGGGCCAGCGGGAGGGCTGACCGAGTGGGAAAAACGTCTGGCGTCGTCGCCTGTTCGACGAGCGGACGACTCGCCCATGATTGAGCCCCTGGAGGCAGGAGAG GAGGGCGGGGCCACAGTAAAGCGAGAACCCCCACAGCCAATCAAAGGGAAGAGCATCACTCTGGGGCGGAGTTATGACACCACCTCCGGCAGTGTTGTCGCCATAACGAACGATTTTACCGTGATGAGAACAAGGGGTGATGACGTCATCACTGGGGGACAGTCTCTTCTCATGAGTAGTAATAAGGCGGAGCCCCGACTCCCCGGGGGTCAAAGCAGAGCGATGGGAGGTGAAGCCCCTGCTTTTGTGGGTGGAAGCCCCGCCCCTGCACTGAGTCACCTCACCAGCAGGAAGTCACCCTTCATGGCCAGAGCG CCGAAGCCTCCGCTAAGCGAAATGTCTCCTGAGCTGACCGCTTTGCTGAAGTCGGCCAGAGAACAAAAAACCTTCATGGAACACAACCTGATGAAG ACCTCAGAGAGAGTGGAGACCATCATGGTGGCGTCAGAGGAAGAGCCGATGACGGAGCAGCACCAGGTAGTGACGGGGGGTTTCATGGGTCCGCCTCCTTGTGAGCCCCCACCCCCTCCGCCAGGGGCTTCAGTGATGCATGCTGATGATGCCAGCGATTATATTGATCGTCAGTATAAGTTTGACGATGCAAGTGATGATGAGCCAAGCAGCCAGGCGAGTGATGACGACCTCAGCCAGGCTAGCCAGGATGCTATCAGCGTGTTAGCTCAGGCAGTAGTGGAAGAGGCCATGGATACAGCAGCCAGACAGTCTCAAAGCCCCACAGCTGGCATCACTGATCCAGAAAGCACTGCACTGCTTAGTCCCACCATGAGGCCCTGTTCTGTGTTGGGCACTCGGCCGGCTACAAGTCTATCGCTGCGCTACCATGACGACGAGGACTCTGAGGAGGTTTCTGAAgaggatgaaggtggatggagGACTGGCGAAAACTCCCCTTCCCCCACCTCTCCGCGTAGCCCCTGTTCCACCAATGAGAGGCAGCTTTGCTACCACGCTGACCAAGATAAGGATGGTCAGACCTTGCAAGAG GTGGTTCCTGTGTTGAGGAAGACTTTGACGTATGAAGCTCCAGGG AGGCAAGTGGACTCTGATCGTCCTGCTGGACTGCTGCTGAGTTCCCAGACCTTCACTGCAGAGACATCCACCACGTCCAGCACCACTCACATTACCAAG ATGGTGAATAGAGGGATTTCAGAAACTAGGATTGAGAAGAGGATTGTCATTTCCGGAGACACCGAAATGGACCACGATCAG GCTCTGGCAGAGGCACTCAGCGAGGCCCGGCGGCAGCATCCCGAGCTGTCCGTCACACGGGTCGTCATCCATAAAGAAACCGAGGTTGACCCCGATGATTGA
- the LOC129173864 gene encoding band 4.1-like protein 3 isoform X2, translating into MTTEQSEPQEAESLPEAGAHCAPIQVGEGRASQYQGSLLADESTGHLSPGSRVAPSPVRNSLNFRTMQAKVTLLDGTLFTCTVEKRARGLQLFEKVCEHVNLLERDYFALSFRDADNHKNWLDPGKEMKKQVRGVPWHFSFNVKFYPPNPAQLSEDITRYFLCLQLRQDIVSSRLPCSFTTHTVLGSYTVQSELGDYDPDECGSDYVSELCFAPNQSKQMEEKIMELHKSYRGMTPAEAEMHFLENVKKLSMYGVDLHHARDSEGVAIMLGVCSSGLLVYRDRLRINRFSWPKILKISYKRNNFYIKIRPGEFDQFESTIAFKLLNHRAAKRLWKVCVEHHSFFRLVSPEEPPKRFLTLGSKFRYSGRTQIQSRRASAQISRPAPNFPRCISKRNMLSRSLDGAPSATPTSSLNGSPAITANGNSQTDMGTGLYAVSKTITASDLITTVTPEKRMEEQMDEGTNQTSAFRPGEYKWQTSLHLRLDPFCPYLVVAVEEVQDSMEVEQEAAREVVQEAENEVEQEVKQQDDEEAMKVIDVPQSPLTPEQLDDNLKTTELTETVDGDLTATESDQEDDLKSEQEIVASPEKVEKPASTISDLRRSFLEGGGPAGGLTEWEKRLASSPVRRADDSPMIEPLEAGEEGGATVKREPPQPIKGKSITLGRSYDTTSGSVVAITNDFTVMRTRGDDVITGGQSLLMSSNKAEPRLPGGQSRAMGGEAPAFVGGSPAPALSHLTSRKSPFMARAPKPPLSEMSPELTALLKSAREQKTFMEHNLMKTSERVETIMVASEEEPMTEQHQVVTGGFMGPPPCEPPPPPPGASVMHADDASDYIDRQYKFDDASDDEPSSQASDDDLSQASQDAISVLAQAVVEEAMDTAARQSQSPTAGITDPESTALLSPTMRPCSVLGTRPATSLSLRYHDDEDSEEVSEEDEGGWRTGENSPSPTSPRSPCSTNERQLCYHADQDKDGQTLQEVVPVLRKTLTYEAPGRQVDSDRPAGLLLSSQTFTAETSTTSSTTHITKMVNRGISETRIEKRIVISGDTEMDHDQALAEALSEARRQHPELSVTRVVIHKETEVDPDD; encoded by the exons ATGACGACAGAGCAAAGTGAACCACAGGAGGCGGAGTCTCTCCCTGAAGCCGGCGCCCACTGCGCACCCATTCAG GTAGGGGAGGGCAGGGCATCCCAATACCAAGGTAGTTTATTGGCAGACGAGTCAACCGGTCACCTGTCACCGGGCAGTCGAGTCGCTCCCTCCCCGGTCAGGAATTCTCTGAACTTCAGGACCATGCAGGCCAAAGTGACCCTGCTGGACGGCACCTTATTTACCTGCACTGTGGAG AAACGAGCTCGTGGTCTTCAGCTGTTTGAGAAGGTCTGCGAGCATGTCAACCTCCTGGAGCGGGACTACTTTGCCTTGTCCTTCAGAGACGCAGACAACCACAAG AACTGGTTGGATCCTGGGAAGGAGATGAAGAAACAGGTCAGAG GTGTGCCCTGGCACTTCTCCTTCAACGTCAAGTTTTACCCCCCTAACCCTGCCCAGCTCTCTGAGGACATCACCAG GTACTTCCTGTGTCTGCAGCTCAGACAGGATATCGTGTCCAGTCGACTTCCGTGTTCATTCACAACTCACACTGTCCTCGGCTCCTACACCGTCCAATCAGAGCTAGGAGACTACGACCCAG ATGAATGTGGCTCGGACTACGTGAGCGAACTTTGTTTTGCTCCCAACCAAAGCAAGCAAATGGAGGAGAAGATCATGGAGCTACACAAAAGTTACAG AGGAATGACACCAGctgaagctgagatgcatttccTGGAAAACGTGAAGAAACTTTCAATGTATGGAGTTGACCTTCATCATGCAAGG GACTCGGAGGGCGTGGCCATCATGCTGGGTGTGTGCAGTAGTGGCCTGCTTGTCTACAGGGATCGGCTGAGGATCAACAGGTTTTCATGGCCAAAGATCCTGAAGATCTCCTACAAAAGAAACAACTTCTACATCAAGATACGGCCTGGAGAG TTTGACCAGTTTGAATCAACGATTGCTTTCAAGCTGCTAAACCACAGAGCAGCCAAGAGATTGTGGAAAGTGTGTGTGGAGCATCACTCCTTCTTCAG GCTTGTCTCTCCAGAAGAACCTCCAAAGCGTTTTCTCACCCTCGGTTCCAAGTTCCGCTACAGCGGCCGTACGCAGATCCAAAGTCGCAGAGCCAGCGCTCAGATCTCCAGACCGGCACCCAATTTCCCACGATGCATCAGCAAGAGGAACATGCTGAGTCGCAGCCTGGATGGAG CTCCAAGTGCCACGCCCACCTCCTCTCTCAATGGCTCTCCAGCCATCACAGCCAATGGAAACTCACAAACAG ACATGGGCACTGGACTGTACGCAGTGTCTAAAACCATCACGGCCAGTGACCTCATCACCACAGTGACCCCTGAGAAGAGGATGGAGGAGCAGATGGATGAAGGAACCAATCAGACGAGTGCTTTCAGACCAGGTGAATACAAGTGGCAGACAAGTTTACACCTTCGCTTGGATCCTTTTTGTCCTTATCTTGTTGTTGCAGTTGAGGAGGTGCAGGACAGCATGGAGGTGGAACAAGAGGCGGCACGAGAGGTGGTTCAAGAGGCGGAGAATGAGGTGGAGCAGGAGGTGAAGCAACAGGACGACGAGGAGGCCATGAAAGTAATAGATGTCCCTCAAAGTCCACTGACTCCCGAGCAACTAGACGACAATCTAAAAACT ACAGAGCTGACAGAGACTGTGGATGGAGACCTGACAGCCACTGAG TCTGACCAGGAAGACGACTTAAAAAGTGAACAG GAAATTGTGGCCAGTCCAGAAAAGGTTGAGAAACCCGCAAGTACCATCAGCGATCTAAGGCGCTCCTTCTTAGAGGGAGGGGGGCCAGCGGGAGGGCTGACCGAGTGGGAAAAACGTCTGGCGTCGTCGCCTGTTCGACGAGCGGACGACTCGCCCATGATTGAGCCCCTGGAGGCAGGAGAG GAGGGCGGGGCCACAGTAAAGCGAGAACCCCCACAGCCAATCAAAGGGAAGAGCATCACTCTGGGGCGGAGTTATGACACCACCTCCGGCAGTGTTGTCGCCATAACGAACGATTTTACCGTGATGAGAACAAGGGGTGATGACGTCATCACTGGGGGACAGTCTCTTCTCATGAGTAGTAATAAGGCGGAGCCCCGACTCCCCGGGGGTCAAAGCAGAGCGATGGGAGGTGAAGCCCCTGCTTTTGTGGGTGGAAGCCCCGCCCCTGCACTGAGTCACCTCACCAGCAGGAAGTCACCCTTCATGGCCAGAGCG CCGAAGCCTCCGCTAAGCGAAATGTCTCCTGAGCTGACCGCTTTGCTGAAGTCGGCCAGAGAACAAAAAACCTTCATGGAACACAACCTGATGAAG ACCTCAGAGAGAGTGGAGACCATCATGGTGGCGTCAGAGGAAGAGCCGATGACGGAGCAGCACCAGGTAGTGACGGGGGGTTTCATGGGTCCGCCTCCTTGTGAGCCCCCACCCCCTCCGCCAGGGGCTTCAGTGATGCATGCTGATGATGCCAGCGATTATATTGATCGTCAGTATAAGTTTGACGATGCAAGTGATGATGAGCCAAGCAGCCAGGCGAGTGATGACGACCTCAGCCAGGCTAGCCAGGATGCTATCAGCGTGTTAGCTCAGGCAGTAGTGGAAGAGGCCATGGATACAGCAGCCAGACAGTCTCAAAGCCCCACAGCTGGCATCACTGATCCAGAAAGCACTGCACTGCTTAGTCCCACCATGAGGCCCTGTTCTGTGTTGGGCACTCGGCCGGCTACAAGTCTATCGCTGCGCTACCATGACGACGAGGACTCTGAGGAGGTTTCTGAAgaggatgaaggtggatggagGACTGGCGAAAACTCCCCTTCCCCCACCTCTCCGCGTAGCCCCTGTTCCACCAATGAGAGGCAGCTTTGCTACCACGCTGACCAAGATAAGGATGGTCAGACCTTGCAAGAG GTGGTTCCTGTGTTGAGGAAGACTTTGACGTATGAAGCTCCAGGG AGGCAAGTGGACTCTGATCGTCCTGCTGGACTGCTGCTGAGTTCCCAGACCTTCACTGCAGAGACATCCACCACGTCCAGCACCACTCACATTACCAAG ATGGTGAATAGAGGGATTTCAGAAACTAGGATTGAGAAGAGGATTGTCATTTCCGGAGACACCGAAATGGACCACGATCAG GCTCTGGCAGAGGCACTCAGCGAGGCCCGGCGGCAGCATCCCGAGCTGTCCGTCACACGGGTCGTCATCCATAAAGAAACCGAGGTTGACCCCGATGATTGA
- the LOC129173864 gene encoding band 4.1-like protein 3 isoform X6, whose translation MTTEQSEPQEAESLPEAGAHCAPIQVGEGRASQYQGSLLADESTGHLSPGSRVAPSPVRNSLNFRTMQAKVTLLDGTLFTCTVEKRARGLQLFEKVCEHVNLLERDYFALSFRDADNHKNWLDPGKEMKKQVRGVPWHFSFNVKFYPPNPAQLSEDITRYFLCLQLRQDIVSSRLPCSFTTHTVLGSYTVQSELGDYDPDECGSDYVSELCFAPNQSKQMEEKIMELHKSYRGMTPAEAEMHFLENVKKLSMYGVDLHHARDSEGVAIMLGVCSSGLLVYRDRLRINRFSWPKILKISYKRNNFYIKIRPGEFDQFESTIAFKLLNHRAAKRLWKVCVEHHSFFRLVSPEEPPKRFLTLGSKFRYSGRTQIQSRRASAQISRPAPNFPRCISKRNMLSRSLDGDMGTGLYAVSKTITASDLITTVTPEKRMEEQMDEGTNQTSAFRPGEYKWQTSLHLRLDPFCPYLVVAVEEVQDSMEVEQEAAREVVQEAENEVEQEVKQQDDEEAMKVIDVPQSPLTPEQLDDNLKTTELTETVDGDLTATESDQEDDLKSEQEIVASPEKVEKPASTISDLRRSFLEGGGPAGGLTEWEKRLASSPVRRADDSPMIEPLEAGEEGGATVKREPPQPIKGKSITLGRSYDTTSGSVVAITNDFTVMRTRGDDVITGGQSLLMSSNKAEPRLPGGQSRAMGGEAPAFVGGSPAPALSHLTSRKSPFMARAPKPPLSEMSPELTALLKSAREQKTFMEHNLMKTSERVETIMVASEEEPMTEQHQVVTGGFMGPPPCEPPPPPPGASVMHADDASDYIDRQYKFDDASDDEPSSQASDDDLSQASQDAISVLAQAVVEEAMDTAARQSQSPTAGITDPESTALLSPTMRPCSVLGTRPATSLSLRYHDDEDSEEVSEEDEGGWRTGENSPSPTSPRSPCSTNERQLCYHADQDKDGQTLQEVVPVLRKTLTYEAPGRQVDSDRPAGLLLSSQTFTAETSTTSSTTHITKMVNRGISETRIEKRIVISGDTEMDHDQALAEALSEARRQHPELSVTRVVIHKETEVDPDD comes from the exons ATGACGACAGAGCAAAGTGAACCACAGGAGGCGGAGTCTCTCCCTGAAGCCGGCGCCCACTGCGCACCCATTCAG GTAGGGGAGGGCAGGGCATCCCAATACCAAGGTAGTTTATTGGCAGACGAGTCAACCGGTCACCTGTCACCGGGCAGTCGAGTCGCTCCCTCCCCGGTCAGGAATTCTCTGAACTTCAGGACCATGCAGGCCAAAGTGACCCTGCTGGACGGCACCTTATTTACCTGCACTGTGGAG AAACGAGCTCGTGGTCTTCAGCTGTTTGAGAAGGTCTGCGAGCATGTCAACCTCCTGGAGCGGGACTACTTTGCCTTGTCCTTCAGAGACGCAGACAACCACAAG AACTGGTTGGATCCTGGGAAGGAGATGAAGAAACAGGTCAGAG GTGTGCCCTGGCACTTCTCCTTCAACGTCAAGTTTTACCCCCCTAACCCTGCCCAGCTCTCTGAGGACATCACCAG GTACTTCCTGTGTCTGCAGCTCAGACAGGATATCGTGTCCAGTCGACTTCCGTGTTCATTCACAACTCACACTGTCCTCGGCTCCTACACCGTCCAATCAGAGCTAGGAGACTACGACCCAG ATGAATGTGGCTCGGACTACGTGAGCGAACTTTGTTTTGCTCCCAACCAAAGCAAGCAAATGGAGGAGAAGATCATGGAGCTACACAAAAGTTACAG AGGAATGACACCAGctgaagctgagatgcatttccTGGAAAACGTGAAGAAACTTTCAATGTATGGAGTTGACCTTCATCATGCAAGG GACTCGGAGGGCGTGGCCATCATGCTGGGTGTGTGCAGTAGTGGCCTGCTTGTCTACAGGGATCGGCTGAGGATCAACAGGTTTTCATGGCCAAAGATCCTGAAGATCTCCTACAAAAGAAACAACTTCTACATCAAGATACGGCCTGGAGAG TTTGACCAGTTTGAATCAACGATTGCTTTCAAGCTGCTAAACCACAGAGCAGCCAAGAGATTGTGGAAAGTGTGTGTGGAGCATCACTCCTTCTTCAG GCTTGTCTCTCCAGAAGAACCTCCAAAGCGTTTTCTCACCCTCGGTTCCAAGTTCCGCTACAGCGGCCGTACGCAGATCCAAAGTCGCAGAGCCAGCGCTCAGATCTCCAGACCGGCACCCAATTTCCCACGATGCATCAGCAAGAGGAACATGCTGAGTCGCAGCCTGGATGGAG ACATGGGCACTGGACTGTACGCAGTGTCTAAAACCATCACGGCCAGTGACCTCATCACCACAGTGACCCCTGAGAAGAGGATGGAGGAGCAGATGGATGAAGGAACCAATCAGACGAGTGCTTTCAGACCAGGTGAATACAAGTGGCAGACAAGTTTACACCTTCGCTTGGATCCTTTTTGTCCTTATCTTGTTGTTGCAGTTGAGGAGGTGCAGGACAGCATGGAGGTGGAACAAGAGGCGGCACGAGAGGTGGTTCAAGAGGCGGAGAATGAGGTGGAGCAGGAGGTGAAGCAACAGGACGACGAGGAGGCCATGAAAGTAATAGATGTCCCTCAAAGTCCACTGACTCCCGAGCAACTAGACGACAATCTAAAAACT ACAGAGCTGACAGAGACTGTGGATGGAGACCTGACAGCCACTGAG TCTGACCAGGAAGACGACTTAAAAAGTGAACAG GAAATTGTGGCCAGTCCAGAAAAGGTTGAGAAACCCGCAAGTACCATCAGCGATCTAAGGCGCTCCTTCTTAGAGGGAGGGGGGCCAGCGGGAGGGCTGACCGAGTGGGAAAAACGTCTGGCGTCGTCGCCTGTTCGACGAGCGGACGACTCGCCCATGATTGAGCCCCTGGAGGCAGGAGAG GAGGGCGGGGCCACAGTAAAGCGAGAACCCCCACAGCCAATCAAAGGGAAGAGCATCACTCTGGGGCGGAGTTATGACACCACCTCCGGCAGTGTTGTCGCCATAACGAACGATTTTACCGTGATGAGAACAAGGGGTGATGACGTCATCACTGGGGGACAGTCTCTTCTCATGAGTAGTAATAAGGCGGAGCCCCGACTCCCCGGGGGTCAAAGCAGAGCGATGGGAGGTGAAGCCCCTGCTTTTGTGGGTGGAAGCCCCGCCCCTGCACTGAGTCACCTCACCAGCAGGAAGTCACCCTTCATGGCCAGAGCG CCGAAGCCTCCGCTAAGCGAAATGTCTCCTGAGCTGACCGCTTTGCTGAAGTCGGCCAGAGAACAAAAAACCTTCATGGAACACAACCTGATGAAG ACCTCAGAGAGAGTGGAGACCATCATGGTGGCGTCAGAGGAAGAGCCGATGACGGAGCAGCACCAGGTAGTGACGGGGGGTTTCATGGGTCCGCCTCCTTGTGAGCCCCCACCCCCTCCGCCAGGGGCTTCAGTGATGCATGCTGATGATGCCAGCGATTATATTGATCGTCAGTATAAGTTTGACGATGCAAGTGATGATGAGCCAAGCAGCCAGGCGAGTGATGACGACCTCAGCCAGGCTAGCCAGGATGCTATCAGCGTGTTAGCTCAGGCAGTAGTGGAAGAGGCCATGGATACAGCAGCCAGACAGTCTCAAAGCCCCACAGCTGGCATCACTGATCCAGAAAGCACTGCACTGCTTAGTCCCACCATGAGGCCCTGTTCTGTGTTGGGCACTCGGCCGGCTACAAGTCTATCGCTGCGCTACCATGACGACGAGGACTCTGAGGAGGTTTCTGAAgaggatgaaggtggatggagGACTGGCGAAAACTCCCCTTCCCCCACCTCTCCGCGTAGCCCCTGTTCCACCAATGAGAGGCAGCTTTGCTACCACGCTGACCAAGATAAGGATGGTCAGACCTTGCAAGAG GTGGTTCCTGTGTTGAGGAAGACTTTGACGTATGAAGCTCCAGGG AGGCAAGTGGACTCTGATCGTCCTGCTGGACTGCTGCTGAGTTCCCAGACCTTCACTGCAGAGACATCCACCACGTCCAGCACCACTCACATTACCAAG ATGGTGAATAGAGGGATTTCAGAAACTAGGATTGAGAAGAGGATTGTCATTTCCGGAGACACCGAAATGGACCACGATCAG GCTCTGGCAGAGGCACTCAGCGAGGCCCGGCGGCAGCATCCCGAGCTGTCCGTCACACGGGTCGTCATCCATAAAGAAACCGAGGTTGACCCCGATGATTGA